A stretch of Terriglobia bacterium DNA encodes these proteins:
- the crcB gene encoding fluoride efflux transporter CrcB, producing MRIFLLILFGSVGTLARYAIGGIVQHRAGSSFPAGTLAVNLLGCFLLGGVAEYALQHLSIPPDWRIGITVGFFGAFTTFSSFAYESSRMIEDGDWIRMVVYVSVSVVGGLLLTMTGIHLADLIS from the coding sequence TTGAGAATCTTCCTGTTGATATTGTTCGGCTCCGTAGGTACTCTCGCGCGATACGCCATAGGCGGCATAGTGCAGCACCGCGCCGGATCTTCATTCCCGGCGGGCACGCTGGCTGTGAATCTGCTGGGCTGTTTCCTGCTGGGCGGAGTGGCTGAATACGCGCTCCAGCATCTCTCAATTCCTCCTGACTGGCGCATCGGCATCACGGTGGGATTTTTCGGGGCATTCACCACCTTTTCAAGCTTTGCCTATGAGAGTTCGCGCATGATTGAAGACGGCGATTGGATAAGGATGGTGGTCTACGTAAGCGTCAGCGTGGTGGGCGGACTGTTGCTGACAATGACGGGAATTCATCTGGCTGATCTTATTTCATAG
- a CDS encoding DUF190 domain-containing protein, with translation MRIHIGESDRWENKPLYQAIVELFRHEGFSGVTVLRGVGGYGSSSRGRGLYHTTKILRLSQDLPIVIETVEYSERIEKILPRLDEMVGGGLITLEKVRVILYRSAK, from the coding sequence ATGCGAATCCACATCGGCGAATCGGACCGCTGGGAAAACAAACCGCTCTATCAGGCGATTGTTGAATTGTTTCGTCACGAAGGATTTTCAGGGGTCACGGTGCTGCGTGGAGTGGGCGGTTACGGTTCCAGCAGCCGCGGCCGCGGCCTTTACCACACCACCAAAATCCTGCGCCTCTCGCAGGACCTGCCGATCGTGATTGAGACGGTCGAGTATTCCGAGCGCATTGAAAAAATCCTTCCCAGACTGGATGAAATGGTGGGCGGAGGACTCATCACGCTCGAGAAGGTCCGCGTGATTCTTTACCGCTCTGCGAAGTGA
- a CDS encoding transposase, translating into MSKLRRPFLSDRYFFITVRLLRRRTKLADADFGLLARAFNRARALHPFLLTAWVFLPDHWHAICAPHPTATISLIVKSLKQSSTMAINRRRAASGELWQPRFFDRALRTVREYSEKVEYIHLNPVKAGLVRRAEDWPWSSFSEYAGMPADKQRQRCGLIIDRVNMPLDPRTPI; encoded by the coding sequence GTGTCCAAGCTGCGTCGCCCGTTCCTGTCCGACCGATATTTCTTCATCACGGTCCGCCTGCTCAGGCGGCGCACGAAACTCGCCGACGCCGACTTCGGACTCCTGGCGCGGGCCTTTAACCGTGCGCGCGCTTTGCACCCTTTCCTGCTGACCGCCTGGGTGTTTCTACCCGATCACTGGCACGCCATCTGCGCGCCGCATCCGACGGCGACGATTTCTCTGATCGTCAAATCCCTCAAGCAAAGCTCCACGATGGCCATTAACCGGCGCCGTGCCGCGTCGGGCGAGTTGTGGCAGCCGCGCTTCTTCGACCGCGCCCTGCGGACCGTGCGGGAATACAGCGAGAAGGTTGAATACATCCACCTGAACCCGGTTAAGGCGGGGCTTGTTCGCCGAGCGGAAGACTGGCCGTGGTCGAGCTTCAGCGAATACGCAGGCATGCCGGCGGACAAGCAACGCCAGCGGTGCGGCCTCATCATCGACCGCGTCAACATGCCTCTCGATCCCCGAACGCCTATCTGA
- a CDS encoding MFS transporter: protein MNKANTNHAAATGSGGRVEQPPAKWLNRNVVGMGLTSLLSDVSHEMATAVLPGFLAAMGISAAALGLIEGVADGVASFVKLASGWLSDRAGRRKPIAVGGYFVTGSSTALFALAAGWPLVLFGRALGWAGRGIRSPARNAILAASVPAESRGKAFGFERAGDTVGAILGPLIAVALLERFQAQAASPSAPFRTIFLLTLIPGLACGIVFSLLVRDKPVPGARTKFFTALSRLPNSFRRFLVGVGVFGMGDFAHTLMILAATELLLPAHGTARAAEIAALLYVGHNVVYAAASYPVGALSDRLGRRGLLAAGYLVGALVAVGLVAAFAWRLASISYLAGVFAVGGFYMAFEEALEGTFTADIIEPEVRGTAYGLLGAVNGIGDLGASIVVGGLWTLISPAVAFAYAAAAMLAGAALVYRLR, encoded by the coding sequence GTGAACAAGGCTAACACAAATCACGCGGCAGCGACGGGAAGTGGTGGACGGGTTGAGCAGCCGCCGGCAAAGTGGCTCAATCGGAACGTCGTGGGGATGGGCCTCACCAGCCTGCTTTCCGATGTCAGCCATGAAATGGCCACGGCGGTGCTCCCCGGCTTTCTGGCGGCCATGGGAATTTCGGCCGCCGCGTTGGGGCTGATTGAAGGCGTGGCGGACGGCGTGGCCAGTTTCGTCAAGCTGGCTTCGGGATGGCTTTCCGACCGTGCAGGGCGCCGCAAGCCGATTGCAGTGGGCGGCTATTTCGTTACTGGAAGTTCGACAGCACTTTTTGCTCTGGCCGCCGGCTGGCCGCTGGTGCTGTTCGGACGCGCCCTGGGATGGGCCGGCCGGGGCATCCGCTCGCCGGCGCGGAACGCCATTCTGGCGGCCTCGGTCCCTGCGGAATCGCGCGGCAAGGCGTTTGGATTCGAGCGAGCGGGCGACACAGTGGGAGCGATTCTCGGTCCGCTTATCGCCGTGGCTTTGCTGGAGCGTTTTCAGGCGCAAGCCGCCAGTCCCTCCGCCCCCTTTAGGACCATCTTCCTTCTTACTCTGATTCCAGGCCTCGCTTGCGGAATTGTATTTTCTCTGCTGGTGCGCGACAAGCCTGTTCCCGGCGCGCGGACAAAATTCTTTACCGCGCTGAGCCGGCTGCCGAACAGCTTCCGGCGGTTCCTTGTGGGCGTGGGAGTTTTTGGCATGGGCGACTTTGCTCACACCCTGATGATTCTTGCCGCCACCGAGCTTTTATTGCCCGCACACGGCACGGCGCGTGCCGCCGAAATCGCCGCGCTGCTCTATGTGGGACACAACGTGGTCTACGCGGCGGCGTCGTACCCCGTGGGAGCGCTTTCCGACCGGCTTGGGCGGCGAGGCCTGCTGGCAGCCGGATACCTGGTGGGCGCGCTCGTGGCTGTGGGCCTTGTCGCGGCGTTTGCCTGGCGACTGGCATCAATTTCTTATCTGGCTGGGGTGTTTGCTGTTGGCGGGTTCTACATGGCCTTCGAAGAGGCGCTGGAGGGGACCTTTACTGCGGACATTATTGAACCTGAAGTCCGCGGCACCGCTTACGGCCTTCTGGGCGCCGTAAACGGGATCGGCGATCTCGGAGCCAGCATTGTGGTGGGCGGCCTGTGGACGCTGATCTCGCCCGCCGTGGCTTTCGCCTACGCCGCAGCCGCCATGCTGGCAGGCGCCGCGCTTGTCTATCGTTTGCGGTGA
- a CDS encoding TonB-dependent receptor, translating into MAKRFLLAFALGAGCMLAPILAQQAKGQVLYGSLVGTVSDQSGAVVPDAAVTVKNANTGLTRETTTDASGFYSIANLLEGTYDLSVSKSGFRSYTQTGIGISINNVTRINPSLEVGAVAQAITVEASTAVLQTSTSDVKTSINAEVVNDMPLSRFRNYQTLLNLVPGATPARFQNAEADTPERALSTNINGQQRGANNQRLDGSANILVTLPHHAAYIAPVESIQEVNISTDDFDAEQGMTGGAAVTVVTKSGTNQFHGSAFGYHNNSVTRAFTWDENRVGVNRKPKTIMNFDGGSIGGPIKKDKLFFFGDWEGTFERVNKTALASVPPLDLRGGDLSRFLGAQINDASGNPIMVPTTEGGSVPLQEGMVFDPYTGNPDGTGRSVISSNGIINLIPAARLNGPMMTLLDLVPAPNQPAAEDFDNYFVSGTQKLNRNNYDAKVNWNRNDQHQLWFKYSTMIARFDAAGSQLGAAGGPDIGDGGLGGCHTRTQIAGIGQTYTLTPTFLVDATLGWTRFGQQCDPPDELSGVNFGSDVLGIPGTNGPTPLEAGMPTFYTDWTEMGNPEGWNPCRRNDQTYTFNSNASWVKGNHEIRFGFDFIHNLMNHFQPELGEGPRGAFTFGSGVAALNPAALEASVGFQGDTPDFENSQNSLASFLMGVPSDSAKSSQLIKMDSLENIYALYVRDRWRVTSKLTLNLGVRWELYPNRRRSAGLGIESYDPTTNTALIGGRGGVPRDNGVEFSKKLFAPRIGFAYQVTKDTVIRSGYGITYQPHPFGAQALRGWFPLTVVGSFSGVNGFAPVTTDPTYVADGIPNAPLGSTVGIPNILNFNINEEGGVPLPNAAEDGYPRANSLLHRGYIQSWNFIIERKLPGETVVSVGYVGTRSVRDFAFRNINAGQIPGAGLDGQLLFTRFGRTASTREYDGRLGSSYHSLQVSLNRRITGGLLLKGAYTYSHAMDMADYSDWTETIWPSNLAWGRNYASASYDIPHNFELGYVYEFPFGAGKKFAKGGGPAQAILGGWQINGIFSAFMGGRDTLTASDSSLDMPDNQQTPDQVSPLVYTGCYGPDKGCRMFDTSSFVPVTDVRFGTVGRNTLRRPGVVNMDTSLYRDFKITEKFVLQFRAEAFNLSNTPHFDRANRNVNSGNFGVVSATDSGGRTFAGGRSREYRFGLRLSF; encoded by the coding sequence ATGGCGAAGAGATTCTTGCTGGCTTTTGCTTTGGGCGCCGGCTGCATGTTGGCGCCGATTTTAGCCCAGCAGGCCAAAGGGCAGGTGCTTTACGGCTCGCTGGTTGGAACCGTAAGTGACCAGTCGGGCGCTGTGGTGCCTGATGCGGCCGTGACGGTTAAGAATGCCAACACGGGCCTCACGCGCGAGACAACCACGGACGCCTCGGGCTTCTACTCGATTGCGAACCTGTTGGAAGGAACCTACGATCTTTCGGTTAGCAAGAGTGGCTTCAGATCGTACACGCAAACCGGTATCGGTATTTCGATCAACAACGTGACCCGCATCAATCCCAGCCTGGAGGTGGGTGCGGTGGCTCAAGCCATTACTGTGGAGGCCAGCACAGCCGTCCTGCAAACGTCAACTTCGGACGTAAAAACAAGCATCAATGCTGAGGTCGTGAACGACATGCCGCTCTCCCGCTTCCGCAACTACCAGACTCTTTTGAATCTCGTTCCAGGCGCCACACCGGCACGCTTTCAGAACGCTGAGGCCGATACCCCGGAGCGAGCTCTTTCAACCAACATCAACGGCCAGCAGCGTGGCGCAAACAACCAGCGCCTTGACGGCTCAGCCAATATCCTGGTGACGTTGCCTCACCACGCGGCGTACATCGCGCCGGTGGAAAGCATTCAGGAGGTCAACATTTCCACCGACGACTTCGATGCCGAGCAGGGAATGACGGGCGGGGCGGCAGTCACCGTGGTGACGAAGTCCGGGACCAACCAGTTCCACGGCAGCGCATTTGGCTACCATAACAACAGTGTCACCCGGGCGTTCACCTGGGATGAGAATCGCGTCGGTGTCAACCGAAAACCTAAAACCATCATGAACTTCGACGGGGGGAGCATCGGCGGACCTATCAAAAAAGACAAGCTGTTCTTCTTTGGCGACTGGGAAGGCACTTTTGAGCGGGTCAACAAGACTGCACTCGCATCGGTCCCGCCCCTTGACCTCCGGGGTGGCGACTTGTCCCGATTCTTGGGCGCTCAAATTAATGACGCCTCGGGCAATCCCATCATGGTTCCTACCACCGAAGGCGGCAGTGTGCCGCTGCAGGAAGGGATGGTCTTCGATCCCTACACAGGAAACCCCGATGGCACGGGCCGTTCCGTGATTTCCTCGAATGGGATAATTAATTTGATTCCCGCCGCCCGGCTGAATGGGCCCATGATGACGCTGCTGGATCTGGTTCCTGCCCCCAATCAGCCTGCTGCTGAAGATTTCGACAACTACTTTGTTTCCGGCACGCAGAAATTGAACCGCAACAATTACGACGCCAAGGTCAACTGGAACCGGAATGATCAGCACCAGCTCTGGTTCAAGTACAGCACCATGATTGCGAGGTTCGATGCCGCCGGGTCCCAACTGGGCGCAGCCGGCGGCCCCGACATCGGCGATGGCGGCCTGGGTGGGTGTCACACGCGCACGCAGATTGCAGGTATCGGGCAGACCTATACGCTCACACCCACATTCCTGGTTGACGCCACGCTCGGCTGGACGCGGTTTGGCCAGCAGTGCGACCCCCCTGACGAACTCAGCGGCGTCAACTTCGGCTCGGACGTGCTGGGGATTCCAGGAACCAACGGCCCCACCCCCCTCGAAGCCGGCATGCCCACGTTTTATACCGACTGGACCGAGATGGGCAATCCGGAAGGCTGGAACCCCTGCCGCCGCAACGATCAGACGTACACCTTCAACTCCAACGCGAGCTGGGTGAAGGGCAATCACGAGATCCGGTTCGGTTTCGACTTCATACACAACCTGATGAACCACTTCCAGCCGGAGCTGGGCGAAGGGCCGCGCGGCGCCTTTACCTTCGGTTCCGGGGTGGCAGCCCTGAACCCCGCAGCTCTCGAAGCAAGTGTGGGATTCCAGGGAGACACGCCGGATTTTGAGAACAGCCAGAACAGTCTGGCCTCGTTTCTGATGGGTGTACCCAGTGATTCGGCAAAGAGCAGCCAGTTAATCAAGATGGACAGCCTGGAGAACATCTACGCTCTCTATGTCCGGGACCGCTGGCGCGTGACTTCCAAGCTCACCCTCAACCTGGGAGTGCGCTGGGAGCTCTATCCTAACCGCAGGCGCTCCGCCGGCCTGGGAATCGAATCGTATGACCCCACCACCAACACCGCCTTGATCGGCGGACGGGGCGGCGTTCCGCGGGACAACGGGGTGGAATTCAGCAAGAAGCTTTTCGCTCCCCGCATCGGATTCGCCTATCAGGTGACCAAAGACACGGTGATCCGGAGCGGCTACGGCATCACTTACCAGCCGCACCCGTTTGGCGCTCAGGCGTTGCGTGGCTGGTTCCCGCTGACGGTTGTAGGGTCTTTTTCGGGCGTCAACGGCTTCGCACCCGTCACTACGGACCCCACCTATGTGGCGGACGGTATCCCGAACGCGCCATTGGGTTCCACTGTCGGCATTCCAAATATCCTCAACTTCAACATCAACGAAGAAGGCGGGGTTCCGTTGCCGAACGCGGCGGAGGACGGCTATCCCAGGGCGAACTCGCTCCTGCACCGCGGCTACATCCAGTCGTGGAACTTCATTATCGAACGCAAGCTGCCGGGCGAGACGGTTGTCTCGGTTGGATACGTAGGGACCAGATCCGTCAGAGACTTCGCGTTCCGCAACATCAACGCCGGGCAAATACCCGGCGCCGGCCTCGATGGGCAGTTGCTCTTCACCCGATTCGGGCGCACGGCATCAACAAGGGAGTATGACGGAAGGTTGGGAAGCTCCTACCACTCGCTGCAAGTCAGCCTCAACCGGCGCATCACGGGCGGCCTGCTGCTCAAGGGCGCATACACATATTCGCATGCCATGGACATGGCCGATTACTCTGACTGGACCGAAACCATCTGGCCCTCGAATTTGGCCTGGGGTCGCAACTACGCCTCAGCTTCGTACGACATCCCCCACAACTTCGAGCTTGGCTATGTGTACGAATTCCCCTTCGGCGCCGGCAAGAAGTTTGCCAAGGGAGGTGGCCCTGCGCAGGCAATCCTGGGCGGGTGGCAAATCAACGGCATCTTCAGCGCCTTCATGGGGGGACGGGACACACTAACCGCTTCCGATTCCTCCTTGGATATGCCGGACAACCAGCAGACACCTGACCAGGTTAGCCCGCTCGTCTATACTGGCTGTTATGGTCCGGACAAAGGCTGCAGAATGTTTGACACCTCGTCGTTCGTCCCCGTAACAGACGTGCGGTTTGGCACCGTGGGTCGGAACACCTTGCGCAGGCCCGGCGTGGTCAACATGGACACCAGCCTCTACCGCGACTTTAAGATCACGGAAAAGTTCGTTCTCCAGTTCCGGGCGGAGGCCTTCAACTTGAGCAATACTCCGCACTTCGATCGCGCAAACCGGAATGTTAACAGCGGGAACTTCGGGGTTGTTTCAGCCACGGACTCCGGGGGCAGAACTTTTGCCGGCGGCCGCTCTCGGGAATACCGCTTTGGCTTGCGGCTGAGCTTCTAG
- a CDS encoding tetratricopeptide repeat protein produces MRRCLLSVIAAVGMGALVLGAQNARFPALPQIDLSEFPAVVREQVAKAYEAARANPNDAEANGELGMLLDVYKRRDFAAICYERAHQLDPKSFRWPYYLGSLRTEQGDRAGATATFREALRLDPDYLPARLKLAESLLTSGKLEAAGSMYDAIIKGHPGVAEAYYGLGRIRTAQGDLAGAVKSYQKACELFPAYGAAHYALARAYRRLGDLRKSEEQLKLHDANPTLVPPIQDPLRDALRTRDRGPASIVEQGIQLEEAGRIEDSIAAHLKALELDPGLALAHANLIILYGKTKQPEKAGEHYREAVRLNPNLAEAHYNYGVLLMGEGKMAEAEQAFRRALKANPVYAEAYNNLGVALEQQGKLDEALQSFEKAVERKPDYRFAHFHIGRILANRNEYAGAIEHFKKILTPEDDHTPTYLYALAATYARAGDRQNALAYGRRARDAAAARGQTALRDRIERGLKDLDQKP; encoded by the coding sequence ATGCGGCGGTGTTTGCTCAGCGTGATTGCGGCGGTGGGAATGGGGGCGCTTGTCCTGGGCGCTCAGAATGCTCGTTTCCCTGCCCTGCCGCAGATTGACTTGAGCGAATTCCCTGCCGTGGTCCGTGAACAGGTTGCGAAGGCCTATGAAGCGGCCCGCGCCAACCCCAACGATGCCGAGGCCAATGGCGAGCTTGGCATGTTGCTGGACGTTTACAAGCGGCGTGATTTCGCGGCCATCTGTTATGAGCGGGCCCATCAGCTCGATCCCAAGTCATTCCGATGGCCCTACTATCTGGGCTCGCTGCGCACCGAGCAAGGGGACCGCGCGGGGGCGACAGCCACCTTCCGCGAGGCGCTGCGCCTGGATCCCGATTATCTTCCGGCGCGTCTGAAGCTGGCGGAAAGCCTGCTGACTTCCGGGAAGCTGGAAGCGGCCGGAAGCATGTACGACGCGATCATCAAGGGCCATCCTGGAGTGGCGGAGGCCTATTACGGTCTGGGCCGGATTCGCACTGCACAGGGGGACTTGGCCGGGGCGGTGAAATCCTACCAGAAAGCCTGTGAACTTTTCCCGGCTTACGGCGCTGCGCATTACGCGCTGGCGAGGGCCTATCGCCGGCTGGGCGACCTCCGGAAGTCCGAAGAGCAACTCAAACTCCACGACGCCAACCCGACGCTTGTGCCGCCGATTCAGGACCCGCTGCGCGATGCACTGCGGACCCGCGACCGGGGCCCGGCATCAATCGTCGAGCAGGGTATTCAGCTTGAAGAGGCGGGGCGAATCGAAGATTCGATCGCAGCCCACCTGAAAGCACTCGAACTTGATCCGGGGCTGGCCCTGGCCCATGCCAATCTCATTATTCTCTACGGAAAAACGAAGCAGCCGGAAAAGGCCGGGGAACACTACCGGGAAGCGGTCCGCCTAAATCCTAATCTTGCGGAGGCTCACTACAACTATGGCGTGCTCCTCATGGGGGAAGGAAAGATGGCGGAAGCGGAGCAGGCTTTCCGGCGGGCCCTGAAGGCTAATCCCGTTTATGCTGAGGCCTACAACAACCTGGGGGTGGCGCTTGAGCAGCAGGGCAAGCTGGACGAAGCTCTGCAATCCTTCGAAAAGGCGGTCGAGCGGAAGCCAGATTATCGTTTCGCGCACTTTCATATTGGCCGCATTCTGGCCAACCGAAACGAGTACGCCGGGGCCATCGAGCACTTCAAGAAAATCCTTACCCCGGAGGACGACCACACGCCCACTTACCTTTACGCGCTGGCAGCCACCTATGCGCGCGCCGGGGACAGGCAGAACGCACTGGCCTATGGGCGCAGAGCCCGGGACGCCGCAGCGGCCCGCGGCCAGACGGCGCTGCGCGATCGCATCGAGAGGGGCCTCAAAGACCTCGATCAAAAGCCTTAG
- a CDS encoding DEAD/DEAH box helicase family protein encodes MALHKNFPESPYAILDPAVRWFPADEALRETTMDKLMPPLVPELRRQVKRWRDRGYAGAADTSRSLLTWWFNTPHLVEGGGGTGTSEFQYYFAQREAMEAIVYLYDVVQVKDKYDLMRFDSSGLVAAGMFDESWRRFVVKMATGTGKTKILSLVLAWSFFHKLYEPESNLARNFLVISPNIIVLDRIYKDFQGLRIFFEDPILPEDGIDGQNWRDDFQLTLHVQDDVRAVRPTGNIFLTNIHRVYAGDDTTPSPDDEDTMDYFLGKRPTGATTDSKVDLGMIVRDVDELVVLNDEAHHIHDKSMAWFKSIEDINIRLKQKGTELALQVDVTATPKNNNGAIFVQTVADYPLVEAIWQNVVKHPVLPDAPSRAKLVERQSARFTEKYSDYIHLGVIEWRKAYAEHEKMGKKAILFVMTDDTRNCDDVAEYLRSTYPEFAAEDAVLVIHTKQNGEISEATSGKGKEEMDRLREQANAIDDLDRPAKAIISVMVLKEGWDVRNVTTIVGLRAYSAPSNILPEQTLGRGLRKMYEGAVEEYVSVIGTSAFMDFVESIKAEGVVLERKPMGEGSEPKTPLVVEVDQENGKKDIEALDIAIPVLTPRVYREYKNLSALDVDKLSHQRVAYRQFSEEEQREIVFKDITTGEVTHTTILDTAGIADYRSVIGYFAQTIMKDLRLVSGYDVLYGKVKAFVQNELFGRAVDLESPNTLRNLSELTAAKTLVETFKKAINALTVQDKGDAEIRDTIKLRQTRPFVAKEQGYLLPKKSLFNRIIGDSPFELEFASFLEDCGDVVSYAKNYLAVHFKLDYVNADGDISNYYPDFLVKLSPKQIYIVETKGQVDLDVPLKMQRLRQWCEDINGVQKDVKYDFAYVDQESFERFKPASFKQLVDGFREYKAESSGSGHSS; translated from the coding sequence ATGGCGCTACATAAAAACTTCCCTGAATCACCCTATGCCATTCTCGACCCGGCTGTGCGCTGGTTTCCAGCCGATGAAGCCCTGCGGGAAACAACGATGGACAAACTGATGCCCCCGCTGGTGCCAGAACTCCGCCGGCAAGTGAAGCGATGGCGGGACCGCGGTTACGCCGGGGCGGCGGATACCAGCAGGAGCCTCCTGACCTGGTGGTTCAACACGCCGCATCTGGTGGAAGGCGGGGGAGGAACCGGGACCAGTGAGTTTCAGTATTACTTTGCTCAACGCGAGGCGATGGAGGCGATTGTCTACCTGTATGACGTGGTGCAGGTGAAGGACAAGTACGACCTGATGCGCTTCGATAGTTCGGGGCTAGTTGCGGCTGGCATGTTCGATGAGAGCTGGAGGCGTTTCGTAGTGAAGATGGCAACCGGAACAGGCAAGACGAAGATTCTGAGCCTTGTGTTAGCCTGGAGCTTTTTCCATAAGCTGTACGAGCCGGAATCGAATCTGGCGCGGAATTTTCTGGTGATCTCCCCCAACATCATCGTTCTCGATCGCATCTACAAGGATTTTCAGGGGCTGCGTATCTTCTTCGAGGACCCCATCCTGCCCGAAGACGGCATCGATGGGCAAAACTGGCGGGATGACTTTCAACTGACCCTGCACGTGCAGGATGACGTGCGGGCTGTTCGTCCTACGGGAAACATCTTCCTGACCAACATCCATCGCGTTTATGCCGGCGATGACACAACCCCTTCGCCCGACGATGAAGATACGATGGACTATTTTCTCGGCAAAAGGCCCACCGGCGCCACCACCGACTCAAAAGTAGACCTGGGAATGATCGTGCGCGACGTGGACGAACTGGTGGTGCTGAATGATGAGGCCCATCACATCCACGATAAGAGCATGGCATGGTTCAAATCCATCGAAGACATCAACATCCGCCTGAAGCAAAAGGGCACTGAGCTTGCCCTCCAGGTGGACGTGACCGCCACTCCAAAAAACAACAACGGCGCGATTTTTGTGCAGACCGTGGCCGACTATCCGCTGGTGGAAGCCATCTGGCAAAATGTGGTTAAGCATCCTGTGCTGCCCGACGCTCCAAGCCGGGCCAAGCTGGTGGAGCGCCAGAGCGCCAGGTTCACTGAGAAATACTCTGACTACATCCACCTGGGCGTCATCGAGTGGCGCAAGGCTTATGCCGAGCACGAAAAGATGGGCAAGAAGGCCATCCTGTTTGTGATGACGGATGACACCCGGAACTGCGACGATGTGGCCGAATATCTGCGCAGCACCTATCCCGAATTTGCCGCTGAGGATGCGGTGCTGGTGATCCACACCAAACAAAACGGCGAGATCTCTGAAGCGACGTCCGGCAAAGGCAAGGAAGAGATGGACAGGCTGCGCGAGCAGGCGAATGCGATTGATGATCTGGACAGACCCGCGAAAGCCATCATCTCCGTCATGGTGCTGAAAGAGGGCTGGGACGTGCGCAATGTGACCACCATCGTGGGTTTGCGCGCCTATTCAGCGCCGAGCAACATCCTGCCTGAACAGACCCTGGGGCGAGGACTGCGGAAAATGTATGAGGGCGCCGTGGAGGAATACGTCAGCGTAATCGGCACCAGCGCATTTATGGATTTTGTGGAATCCATAAAAGCAGAAGGCGTGGTGCTGGAGCGCAAACCCATGGGTGAAGGCTCCGAGCCCAAGACGCCGCTGGTGGTGGAAGTTGACCAGGAGAACGGCAAGAAGGACATCGAGGCGCTGGATATTGCGATTCCAGTGCTAACACCTCGGGTTTACCGGGAATATAAGAACCTGAGCGCGCTGGATGTTGACAAGCTCAGCCATCAGCGTGTGGCCTACCGGCAATTCAGCGAAGAGGAGCAGCGGGAGATCGTATTTAAGGACATTACCACCGGCGAGGTGACGCATACCACCATTCTGGACACGGCGGGCATCGCCGACTATCGCAGCGTGATCGGCTACTTCGCGCAGACCATCATGAAAGACTTGCGCCTGGTGAGCGGCTACGACGTGCTGTACGGCAAAGTAAAAGCCTTTGTGCAGAACGAGCTATTTGGTAGGGCTGTGGACCTGGAAAGCCCCAATACTCTGCGCAACCTCTCCGAACTGACGGCTGCAAAGACCCTGGTGGAAACCTTCAAGAAGGCCATCAATGCCTTGACGGTGCAGGACAAGGGCGACGCAGAAATCCGGGACACCATCAAGCTAAGGCAGACACGCCCGTTTGTGGCGAAAGAACAGGGTTATCTTCTACCGAAGAAGAGCCTATTCAATCGCATCATAGGCGACAGCCCCTTCGAGTTGGAGTTTGCCAGCTTCCTGGAGGATTGTGGCGACGTTGTTTCGTATGCCAAGAATTATCTGGCAGTACACTTCAAGCTGGATTACGTGAATGCGGACGGCGACATCTCAAATTACTATCCGGATTTTCTCGTCAAGCTCTCACCTAAGCAGATTTACATCGTCGAAACCAAAGGCCAGGTGGACCTGGACGTGCCGCTCAAGATGCAACGCCTCCGGCAATGGTGTGAAGACATCAATGGAGTGCAGAAAGACGTGAAGTACGATTTTGCCTACGTAGATCAGGAAAGCTTTGAAAGATTCAAGCCTGCCTCTTTTAAGCAGTTGGTTGATGGTTTCAGGGAATACAAGGCGGAAAGTTCAGGTTCCGGCCACAGCAGCTAA